The DNA window CGGCGCGCTCGTCCTTGCCGCTGTCCGCGCGCTTCTCCAGCTCCTGGAGATAGTTGTCGAAGTTCTTGTTGCCGTTGAACGCCTTCAGGTGGTCGTCCACCTGCTCGAAGTAGTTCTTGAAGAAGGGCTTGAGCTCCTCGCGATAGGCGTTCTCGTCCGGATTGGCGCGCATCCAACCCACGCGCTCGAGATAGTCGGCGTGGATGCGCTGGACGTCCGCCTCGCGCTGCGCCTCCTTGGTGCGGGCACTGGCGCTGCGGTAGCTCATGATGGCGCCCAGCAGCACACCAGCGACGAGGACAATGACTCCGAAATAGCGCTTCAAGCGGCAGTCTCCCTGTGCGGTGGAGCAGGCAGTGATATGAAAATTCCCCAACGTGATCCAGGCCACCGGCACCCACCTGTTCACCTCACTCCTCCCTCTGGAGGAGGGCGAGCTCCTTCGCAACCCCCTGGTGGCCTGGGCGGCCTACGGAGAACCGTGCGACGGCAAAGCAGTGGTGTTGCTGCACGACCTGTCGCATTCGCACCACGCAGTAGGGCCTGTGGAGGACTCCGCGTATCAGTCCTCTGGCTGGGCCCGTGAGCTGGTGGGGCCGGGGTTGCCGTTGGACCCCGACATCATGCCGGTCATCGTCCCCGGGTTGCTGGGCAGCCCGTTCGGCAGCACGTCTCCGGCGACGGTGGACCTGGCCACGGGTGAGCGGCTGGGCCTGAGCCTGCCTCCGCTCACGGTGCTCGACATGGCGCGAGGCGTGTCCGCGCTCTTGAGGGCCCGGGGGCTCAACCACGTGCGAGCCCTGGTGGGCGTGGGGCTGGGCGCGCAGGTGGCACTGCGGCTCGCGGCCCTCTTCCCCGACCTGTCGGACGCGGTGGTGGCCATCGGCGCGGCGCGCGCGCTGCCGGAGGGCGTGCGCGAAAAGCTGGGCCTGGCGTGGCAACTGCTGCGCGCCGACCCGGACTTTCGCGAGGGGCTCTACGAACCCGACGCCATGCCTCGCAAGACGATGCGGCGGCTGCGACTGGACTTCCAGAAGCTGCTGTATGGGCGCGAGTACCTGTCACGGCGTCACGCGGACTCAGAGGCGGTCCGCACCGCGCTCGAGGCGGAGGCCGAGTCCTTCTCGGAGACCTTCGATGCCTCCTCGTGGGCGACGCTGTGCTCGGCCTACGCGGGCTGCGATGTGGCGGATTGCTTCGCGCAGATTCGCGCGCGGGTGCTGCTGGTGGCGGGCAACTCGGACGTGCTGGCCCCGGTGAACCGGGTGCGGGACACGTACCACCTGCTCAGTGCCGCGGGCGTGAGCGCTCGGATGGTGGAGCTTCCCGGGCCCGGAGACCACGGCGCGCTGCTGACGGATTCGGAGCGACTGCGGGCGCCGCTGGGAGACTTCCTGCGGCGCGTGGGCTGAGCGAGCGGAAAGCTACTCGCGAGGCTGCGGCGCGGAGAGCTTCCCGCGCAGCGCGCCCACCAGCATGCTGATGGCAATCTCGTTGTTGCCACCGTGCGGGATGATGATGTCCGCGAAGTGCTTGGACGGCTCCACGAAGCCCATGTGCATGGGGCGCACGTGGCGCAGGTACTGGCTGACGACGTGGTCGAAGTCGCGGCCCCGGTCCTTGATGTCTCGGGTGAGGCGCCGGAGGATTCGCAGGTCGTCGTCCGCGTCGACGTAGATCTTCACGTCCATCTCATCGCGCACTTCCTTCATGTGAAGGACGAGGATGCCCTCGATGAGGATGATGTCACCCGGGTCCACGCCCATGGTGCGGGGCTGACGCGACGAGGTGACGAAGTCGTAGACCGGCTTCTGGATGGGACGTCCCGCCTTCAACTCGCGGAGGTGTCGCACCAGCAACTCAATGTCGAACGCATCGGGATGGTCGAAGTTGACCTCCCGGCGGTCGGCAATCGGCAGGTCCTTCAGGTCCCGGTAGTACGAGTCCTGATCAATGAAGGCCACGCGGCAATCGGCAAGTGCCTCACGGACCTTTCGGGCGACGGTGGTCTTGCCGGACGCGGTGCCACCCGCGATTCCGATAACGAGGGGTGACGACGTCATTGCGGCGCGACCTACCCTACCGGACGAACCTGTGCAAGGGGGCGATCCACTCCAGATGTATCACCCAGGCGGATCAGCCGGTGCCAAAGGCCCTCGGCGAGCACCTCCGGGGGCACGGATTCCACCGGCCGAGGCCGCGAGCCCAGCTCCCGAAGCAGCTCCGCCAGCCCCCTCGAAACGTTCAGCACCTCATGGCCCGGGGCCTTCCGTCGGACGGCGAAGCTCCAGGGCTCCGAGCCTGGGCGCCGCGCCACCTGAGCCAGCGCCTCCAGCCCCGACAGGTCCAGGTCCCCGCAGGCCCACGCACGGGCGGTGAGATGCCTGCGCACAGTGCGCGCCGCGAAGACCAGCTCGGAGAGATTCACGGGGAAGCTGGCGGGACGGACGTCGTCCATCAGCCCCACCTGCCCGGGCGCCGGAGGGGGTGCGGCCTTCATGAAGGCGGTGGGGACGAGCATCTCCAGGCTCAGGACGGCGGAGGCACCGTCATCGGGTTGCTCCCGCAACCGGCGCATCGCCCAGGCCGAGAAGACCTGTGTCAACGAGCGCCCTCCCCCTTCGAACAGGTTCCGGTACTCCTTCGAGGCCGTGAAGGTGGCCAACTGCTCCCGGGTCCCCGCGAGCAGCAGCCGTGATAGCGGCCAGTCCTTATCCAGCGTCTCGGCCACCACGGCCAGGCGGAAGTCCTGGTCCGCGAGGGTCCCCTCCGGGTCCTCGACCTTCTCCGCGGACACGACCGCGTGGCCCGCATCGAAGAGCTCCCACGGACGGCTGTCTCCGGTGAGTGGAGGCACGGCGAGGGACTCAGGGGGACGCAGGTGCAGCGGAGGACGGGCGCCCTGGGGAACCATCCGACGCAGCCGCTTCAGGGAGAGCTGGGCCACCTCGGGCGGATGACCATCGCCCTCGAAGGTGACAGCCCTGAGCGAGGGACAACGCGGCAACACCGACTCCAAAAGATGGAACAGCTCCTCGCGCACGGGCTGCGAGTGGTCATCCACGTAGAAGGCACGTGCGCCTCGCCGAGACACGACACCACCGGCGATGTGAATCTCGACCACCTGCTCGAGCGGGAAGCCATCGAGTCCCGCGTCCAAGGGCAGGCCCGAGGAGAGCTGGTGGCTGAAGAGGTGCCCCAGGTCCAACAGCAGCGGCAGGCCCGTGCGGGCATGCAGCTTCG is part of the Myxococcus landrumus genome and encodes:
- a CDS encoding alpha/beta fold hydrolase — its product is MIQATGTHLFTSLLPLEEGELLRNPLVAWAAYGEPCDGKAVVLLHDLSHSHHAVGPVEDSAYQSSGWARELVGPGLPLDPDIMPVIVPGLLGSPFGSTSPATVDLATGERLGLSLPPLTVLDMARGVSALLRARGLNHVRALVGVGLGAQVALRLAALFPDLSDAVVAIGAARALPEGVREKLGLAWQLLRADPDFREGLYEPDAMPRKTMRRLRLDFQKLLYGREYLSRRHADSEAVRTALEAEAESFSETFDASSWATLCSAYAGCDVADCFAQIRARVLLVAGNSDVLAPVNRVRDTYHLLSAAGVSARMVELPGPGDHGALLTDSERLRAPLGDFLRRVG
- the udk gene encoding uridine kinase, which translates into the protein MTSSPLVIGIAGGTASGKTTVARKVREALADCRVAFIDQDSYYRDLKDLPIADRREVNFDHPDAFDIELLVRHLRELKAGRPIQKPVYDFVTSSRQPRTMGVDPGDIILIEGILVLHMKEVRDEMDVKIYVDADDDLRILRRLTRDIKDRGRDFDHVVSQYLRHVRPMHMGFVEPSKHFADIIIPHGGNNEIAISMLVGALRGKLSAPQPRE
- a CDS encoding DUF692 domain-containing protein → MTQAVSDAWTLPWRGLGLSSNLSTSDVPQPYRLLDSAPGFFDFVEYSAPLSLDEARTQASLFSEMWSRRTDVPVLFHPVHLNLWGPELEPVSALKALDAHARAVGSPWVGNDVGWWHSRSQPFPGYLYISPPFNDAGLADCAAHALHVQSHLSMPLVLENPAVMTRRGQWHVLDFMAKLHARTGLPLLLDLGHLFSHQLSSGLPLDAGLDGFPLEQVVEIHIAGGVVSRRGARAFYVDDHSQPVREELFHLLESVLPRCPSLRAVTFEGDGHPPEVAQLSLKRLRRMVPQGARPPLHLRPPESLAVPPLTGDSRPWELFDAGHAVVSAEKVEDPEGTLADQDFRLAVVAETLDKDWPLSRLLLAGTREQLATFTASKEYRNLFEGGGRSLTQVFSAWAMRRLREQPDDGASAVLSLEMLVPTAFMKAAPPPAPGQVGLMDDVRPASFPVNLSELVFAARTVRRHLTARAWACGDLDLSGLEALAQVARRPGSEPWSFAVRRKAPGHEVLNVSRGLAELLRELGSRPRPVESVPPEVLAEGLWHRLIRLGDTSGVDRPLAQVRPVG